Proteins co-encoded in one Thermochromatium tepidum ATCC 43061 genomic window:
- the dksA gene encoding RNA polymerase-binding protein DksA yields the protein MTETHAYNAEPYSFEPYQAGSDEEYMNPAQEAHFREILLAWKRSLMEEVERTVHHMQDEATNFPDPNDRATQESEFSLELRTRDRERKLIKKIDEALERLDNHEYGYCEACGVEIGIRRLEARPTATLCIDCKTLDEIREKQRG from the coding sequence ATGACCGAAACACATGCATACAACGCCGAGCCCTATTCCTTCGAGCCGTATCAGGCCGGCAGCGACGAGGAATACATGAACCCAGCCCAGGAGGCCCACTTCCGCGAGATCCTGCTCGCTTGGAAGCGTTCGCTGATGGAAGAGGTCGAGCGCACCGTGCACCACATGCAGGACGAGGCGACCAACTTCCCAGATCCCAACGACCGTGCCACCCAGGAGTCCGAGTTCAGCCTGGAGCTGCGCACCCGCGACCGCGAGCGCAAGCTGATCAAGAAGATCGATGAGGCACTCGAGCGACTCGACAATCACGAGTATGGCTACTGCGAGGCCTGCGGGGTGGAGATTGGCATCCGCCGTTTGGAGGCCCGCCCCACCGCGACGCTCTGCATCGACTGCAAGACACTCGACGAGATCCGCGAGAAACAGCGCGGCTAA
- the galU gene encoding UTP--glucose-1-phosphate uridylyltransferase GalU, with protein MSKVRKAVFPVAGMGTRFLPATKASPKEMLPIVDKPLIQYAAEEAEAGGADQLVFITGRNKRSIEDHFDTAYELESELERAGKDKLLDIVRNVLPGSASCIYVRQAVALGLGHAVLCAKPVVGDEPFAVILADDLIRSKGKGVVAQMAEVYARHGCSVLSVQEVAREETNKYGIVQVEKDTDGTLRVISIVEKPHPSEAPSNLAVVGRYLLTPRIFDKLERIGRGAGGEIQLTDGISELLQDEPVIAYPFEGKRYDCGSKLGYLEATVEYALAHPELGERFADYLRRLVEDLA; from the coding sequence ATGTCCAAGGTCCGCAAGGCAGTCTTTCCAGTCGCCGGCATGGGCACACGCTTTCTACCGGCGACCAAGGCCAGTCCCAAGGAAATGCTGCCCATCGTCGACAAACCCCTGATCCAGTACGCCGCCGAGGAGGCCGAGGCCGGCGGTGCGGATCAACTGGTCTTCATCACCGGGCGCAACAAGCGCTCGATCGAGGACCATTTCGATACCGCCTATGAGCTTGAATCCGAGCTGGAGCGCGCCGGCAAAGACAAGCTGCTCGACATCGTGCGCAATGTCCTGCCCGGATCGGCATCCTGTATCTATGTGCGTCAGGCCGTCGCCCTGGGGCTGGGTCATGCCGTGCTGTGCGCCAAGCCGGTGGTCGGTGACGAGCCCTTTGCGGTAATCCTGGCCGACGACCTTATTCGCTCCAAAGGCAAGGGCGTAGTCGCCCAGATGGCCGAGGTCTATGCCCGTCACGGGTGCAGCGTGCTGAGCGTCCAGGAGGTAGCGCGCGAGGAGACCAACAAATACGGGATCGTTCAGGTCGAAAAAGACACCGATGGGACCCTGCGGGTGATCTCCATCGTCGAAAAGCCCCATCCGTCCGAGGCGCCTTCTAATCTGGCCGTGGTCGGGCGCTATCTGCTTACCCCGCGCATCTTCGACAAGCTCGAGCGCATCGGCAGGGGCGCGGGCGGTGAGATCCAGCTGACCGACGGCATCTCGGAGCTACTCCAGGACGAACCCGTGATCGCCTATCCCTTCGAGGGCAAGCGCTACGACTGCGGCAGTAAGCTCGGCTATCTGGAGGCCACGGTAGAATACGCCCTGGCGCATCCGGAGCTCGGTGAGCGTTTCGCAGACTATCTGCGTAGGCTCGTGGAGGATCTCGCCTAA
- the gluQRS gene encoding tRNA glutamyl-Q(34) synthetase GluQRS produces the protein MNGEVPAVASSYRGRFAPSPTGPLHFGSLLAAVASYADARAQDGVWLLRIEDLDRLREVHGAAEAIQRTLRAFGFEWDEPVVFQSARRDAYDAALARLDALGLIYGCGCSRAEIAGRARVGLEGPIYPGTCRDGLAPGRRARSLRLRTATEPIYFKDRIQGRQGHSVAESIGDFVLRRADGFHAYQLAVVVDDAWQGITHVVRGADLLLSTPRQIGLQRALGLPTPSHAHVPLVLDDQGRKLSKSLAAAPVEDDNPLPALRLAWRLLGQEPLDDAASPRAFWRRAAATWRIERVPPRLSLAFNVR, from the coding sequence ATGAATGGTGAGGTCCCCGCGGTTGCGTCCAGTTACCGGGGGCGCTTCGCCCCCTCCCCGACTGGCCCGCTCCACTTTGGTTCATTGCTCGCAGCGGTCGCGAGTTATGCCGACGCGCGTGCCCAGGATGGCGTCTGGCTGTTGCGCATCGAGGATCTGGACCGCCTGCGCGAGGTTCACGGAGCCGCCGAGGCCATTCAGCGCACACTGCGTGCCTTTGGCTTCGAATGGGACGAGCCCGTGGTATTCCAGAGCGCGCGTCGCGACGCCTATGACGCGGCACTCGCCCGTCTGGATGCGCTCGGGCTGATCTATGGCTGCGGATGCAGTCGCGCCGAGATCGCTGGCCGCGCCAGAGTTGGACTGGAGGGGCCTATCTATCCCGGTACCTGTCGCGACGGTCTGGCGCCCGGACGACGCGCGCGCAGTCTGCGTCTGCGCACCGCGACTGAGCCCATCTATTTCAAGGATCGGATCCAGGGGCGGCAGGGCCATTCGGTCGCTGAGTCGATCGGGGATTTTGTGCTCCGACGTGCCGACGGCTTCCATGCCTATCAGCTCGCCGTGGTGGTCGACGATGCCTGGCAGGGCATCACCCATGTGGTGCGCGGCGCCGACCTGTTGCTCTCGACACCGCGTCAGATCGGACTGCAACGGGCGCTGGGTCTGCCCACACCCAGCCATGCCCATGTCCCGCTGGTGCTCGACGACCAGGGACGCAAGCTGAGCAAGTCACTGGCTGCCGCGCCCGTTGAGGATGACAACCCGCTGCCTGCCCTGCGGCTGGCCTGGCGTTTGCTTGGACAAGAACCGCTCGATGATGCCGCCTCGCCACGCGCCTTCTGGCGACGTGCAGCAGCCACCTGGCGTATCGAGCGCGTCCCCCCGCGCTTGAGCCTTGCGTTCAATGTTCGATAG
- the infA gene encoding translation initiation factor IF-1, with product MSKDDVIQMEGTVTETLPNTVFRVQLENGHTVTAHISGKMRKHYIRILTGDKVTVELTPYDLTKGRIVYRAR from the coding sequence ATGTCAAAAGACGACGTCATCCAGATGGAAGGCACGGTCACCGAGACCCTGCCCAACACAGTGTTCCGTGTTCAGCTCGAGAACGGCCACACCGTGACCGCGCATATCTCAGGCAAGATGCGCAAGCATTACATCCGCATCCTCACCGGCGACAAGGTCACGGTCGAACTCACACCCTATGATCTGACCAAGGGTCGCATCGTCTATCGGGCCCGCTGA
- a CDS encoding HAD family hydrolase has translation MYGFKALIFDLDGTIADTERDGHRPAFNAAFAEAGLDWHWDPELYGELLAVTGGKERIRYFMQRAGIELEPDVDVDSFVGGLHRAKTAHYLELLRQGAIPLRPGVLRLWREARTAGVRLAIATTTTPENVIDLLEQAGEPGLSGWFEVIAAGDMVPNKKPAPDIFIYALERLGLKPEDVVAVEDSDNGARSALAAGIRALVITVNDYTLGQDFGAAALVIDQLGEPGSPPQVLAGDLGGWSLVDLAALDRLHQWVHRAG, from the coding sequence ATGTACGGATTCAAGGCTCTCATCTTCGACCTGGACGGCACCATCGCCGACACCGAGCGCGATGGCCATCGTCCTGCCTTCAATGCCGCGTTTGCAGAGGCCGGTCTAGACTGGCACTGGGATCCCGAACTCTATGGCGAACTGCTGGCGGTGACCGGCGGCAAAGAACGGATCCGCTATTTTATGCAGCGTGCCGGGATTGAGCTGGAGCCGGATGTCGATGTGGACTCCTTTGTCGGCGGCCTGCATCGTGCCAAAACCGCGCACTATCTGGAACTCTTGCGTCAGGGGGCGATCCCGCTGCGGCCTGGGGTGTTGCGCCTGTGGCGCGAGGCACGCACCGCGGGGGTGCGGCTGGCGATCGCGACCACCACCACGCCCGAGAACGTCATCGATCTGCTGGAGCAGGCTGGCGAGCCGGGACTGTCAGGCTGGTTCGAGGTCATCGCCGCCGGTGACATGGTGCCGAATAAGAAACCGGCGCCGGACATCTTCATCTATGCGCTGGAGCGGCTCGGTCTAAAACCCGAGGACGTTGTGGCCGTGGAGGATTCGGACAATGGCGCGCGCTCGGCACTCGCGGCTGGGATTCGCGCCCTGGTGATCACGGTCAACGACTATACGCTCGGTCAGGACTTCGGCGCCGCGGCGCTGGTGATCGACCAGCTCGGCGAACCGGGCTCCCCACCGCAGGTGCTGGCCGGCGATCTGGGCGGGTGGTCACTGGTGGATCTGGCCGCACTCGATCGGCTGCATCAGTGGGTCCACAGAGCCGGTTGA
- the pyrF gene encoding orotidine-5'-phosphate decarboxylase, with protein MTQVKPLIVALDFAAEAPALALVERLDPVRCRLKVGKELFTRLGPAFVERLQRLGFEIFLDLKFHDIPNTVAAACAAAADLGVWMVNVHVVGGRTMLEAARERLSRYERPPLLIGVTVLTSLDRADLAAIGCPGEPRERVLSLAHLAHEAGLDGVVCSPLETAQVRAAFGPAFRLITPGVRPEGSVSGDQKRVMTPAAALAAGADYLVIGRPITQAPDPLSVIEAIDRSCMNVLEN; from the coding sequence GTGACTCAGGTCAAACCCCTCATCGTCGCCCTCGATTTTGCCGCTGAGGCACCGGCCCTAGCACTGGTCGAACGCCTCGACCCGGTGCGCTGCCGGCTGAAGGTCGGCAAGGAACTCTTCACCCGGCTTGGTCCGGCCTTCGTCGAACGGCTCCAGCGGCTGGGCTTTGAGATCTTTCTCGACCTCAAATTCCACGACATCCCCAACACGGTCGCCGCCGCCTGCGCGGCGGCGGCCGATCTGGGGGTATGGATGGTCAATGTCCATGTCGTGGGCGGACGCACCATGCTGGAGGCGGCGCGCGAACGTCTGAGCCGCTATGAGCGTCCGCCGCTCTTGATCGGGGTCACGGTACTGACCAGTCTCGACCGCGCCGATCTAGCGGCCATTGGGTGTCCGGGCGAGCCACGCGAGCGGGTGCTGAGTCTGGCACATCTGGCCCATGAGGCCGGTCTGGACGGCGTCGTCTGCTCGCCGCTAGAGACGGCCCAGGTACGTGCGGCGTTCGGTCCGGCCTTCCGGCTGATCACGCCCGGCGTGCGCCCGGAGGGCTCTGTGAGCGGCGATCAGAAACGCGTCATGACCCCCGCCGCGGCCCTGGCCGCCGGCGCCGATTATCTGGTGATCGGGCGCCCCATCACCCAGGCGCCCGACCCTTTATCCGTGATCGAAGCGATCGATCGATCCTGTATGAACGTTCTGGAGAATTGA